From Candidatus Cloacimonadota bacterium, one genomic window encodes:
- a CDS encoding transporter substrate-binding domain-containing protein: MKKIILFIIILTLATSLTALELTPKENQWIEDHPNITFGIGQAWSPFIYPMENGNHRGFDVDLINKINTLTGTNIKIVPGIWSEIVQMAQNNEIDGLVESAASEDRGQYFEFSDSYNTQYYALATTPIKLQSVQSSDLKDIKIAYLAGNNWLKRIIQSLSIEHTTPCETEYEGFKRVMEGKADAAFITLSVYSEFRKIYLDNIVIAYVFDDSEYKLDLVYSIRKDWPELVSIINKALVEISEAEMNELYMKWVGVSQDELKPWLQLTESEKEWLRENPIIRIAPDPEFPPIEWFDEDGKYKGVAADYMALIEDQLNIEFEVIHCENWEEVLQKARDRDVDLLSAAAQTPDRSEYMLFSEPYLIFPGVIITTKQNDNLDRIIKLYGKKVGVVSGYVWEEFIRRDYPQIEIVAVEDITSGLRKVSIGDIDAFIATLPIALYYIEKEGIYNLVVAGETAYETKLSILSRKDWPILNSIMNKTLKSIPVETKKQIYNKWIHLEPKPFISNTLLFIILISIISAAGLSVLLVMSWNKSLQKQVKQKTLALKQDFEKSIEAEKKLRVSEERWQFAIDGSGLGLWDWNVQEGTVFFSKKWKAMIGYEEDEISNNLDEWDKRVHPDDKEKTYKDINAHLENKTILYMNEHRLLCKDGSYKWILDRGKVIEWDENGKPLRMIGTHTDITERKEADQTLSKYQEKLKDMVDERTRELEKRNAELDESRQALMYLMEDMNETHEKLAQAHKKLEEANEELESFSYSVSHDLRAPLRAIDSFTKILQEEYSNKLDDEGRRLLGIVINNSQDMNNLITDLLQFSRTGRQKINVVEIDTNEVFREIIERVKTLNPERNIEFNLSHLNTIWADRTLFQQVVENVLQNAVKYSRMREKTEISISSKIEKNNVIIAVQDNGVGFNMKYKDKIFQVFQRLHSSADFEGTGIGLALAHKIVERHNGTIWAESEEGNGATFYFSFPQKTNHMEDR; encoded by the coding sequence ATGAAAAAGATTATTTTATTCATTATTATTTTAACACTTGCTACCTCACTTACTGCTCTGGAACTAACTCCTAAGGAAAACCAGTGGATTGAAGATCATCCAAATATTACATTTGGCATTGGTCAAGCATGGAGTCCCTTTATCTACCCGATGGAAAATGGAAATCATCGGGGTTTTGATGTTGATTTGATCAATAAGATCAACACATTAACAGGTACAAATATTAAAATTGTTCCTGGAATATGGTCTGAAATCGTTCAAATGGCTCAGAATAATGAAATTGATGGTCTTGTTGAATCAGCAGCAAGTGAAGACCGTGGTCAATATTTTGAATTCTCAGACAGTTACAATACCCAGTATTATGCACTTGCAACGACTCCGATAAAATTACAATCTGTTCAATCCTCGGATTTGAAAGACATTAAAATTGCATATCTGGCAGGGAATAATTGGTTGAAGAGGATCATCCAGTCTCTATCAATTGAGCATACAACTCCCTGTGAAACAGAATATGAAGGATTCAAACGGGTAATGGAAGGGAAAGCAGATGCAGCTTTTATTACGCTGAGCGTTTACTCCGAATTTCGTAAAATATATTTGGATAATATTGTCATTGCATATGTGTTTGATGATAGTGAATATAAGTTGGATCTAGTCTATTCGATAAGAAAAGACTGGCCTGAACTTGTTTCGATCATAAACAAAGCGCTCGTAGAGATATCTGAAGCTGAAATGAATGAACTCTATATGAAATGGGTGGGTGTTTCTCAAGATGAACTGAAACCCTGGTTACAATTAACAGAATCGGAAAAAGAATGGCTGAGAGAAAATCCGATTATCCGTATTGCTCCCGATCCAGAATTTCCACCTATTGAGTGGTTTGATGAAGATGGGAAATATAAAGGTGTGGCAGCAGATTATATGGCATTGATAGAAGATCAGCTTAATATTGAGTTTGAAGTTATCCACTGTGAAAACTGGGAAGAAGTCTTACAAAAGGCAAGAGATCGTGATGTTGATCTTCTTTCAGCAGCAGCACAAACACCAGATAGATCTGAATATATGTTGTTTTCCGAACCTTATCTGATTTTCCCTGGAGTCATAATTACAACGAAGCAAAATGATAATCTGGATAGGATAATAAAATTATATGGTAAGAAAGTTGGTGTCGTATCTGGCTATGTTTGGGAAGAATTTATACGAAGAGATTATCCTCAGATTGAAATTGTTGCTGTTGAAGATATAACCTCTGGACTACGTAAGGTTTCAATCGGAGATATTGATGCATTCATTGCAACATTACCTATTGCACTATATTATATCGAAAAAGAGGGTATTTATAACCTCGTTGTTGCTGGGGAAACTGCTTATGAAACAAAATTATCGATATTATCCCGTAAAGATTGGCCAATTTTGAATTCGATAATGAATAAAACATTGAAAAGTATTCCCGTTGAGACAAAGAAGCAGATTTACAATAAGTGGATACACCTTGAACCTAAACCGTTCATTTCTAATACTCTTTTATTCATCATATTGATTTCAATAATCAGCGCTGCAGGACTTTCTGTTTTACTTGTTATGTCATGGAATAAATCATTACAAAAGCAGGTAAAACAAAAGACTTTAGCATTAAAGCAAGATTTTGAAAAAAGTATCGAAGCAGAAAAAAAACTCCGTGTAAGTGAAGAACGATGGCAATTCGCAATCGATGGAAGTGGTCTTGGACTCTGGGATTGGAATGTACAAGAGGGTACAGTATTTTTTTCAAAAAAATGGAAAGCTATGATCGGATACGAAGAGGATGAAATATCAAACAACCTTGATGAATGGGACAAAAGAGTTCATCCGGATGATAAGGAAAAAACATATAAGGATATTAATGCACATTTGGAAAATAAAACTATCCTATATATGAATGAACATCGTCTTTTATGTAAAGATGGATCGTATAAATGGATTCTCGATAGGGGAAAGGTCATTGAATGGGATGAAAATGGAAAACCGCTGCGAATGATAGGAACTCATACTGATATTACTGAACGTAAAGAAGCTGATCAGACATTGAGTAAATACCAGGAAAAGTTGAAGGACATGGTTGACGAGAGAACAAGAGAACTGGAAAAGAGAAATGCTGAACTCGATGAATCCAGGCAAGCTCTAATGTATCTTATGGAGGATATGAATGAAACACACGAGAAGTTAGCTCAAGCCCACAAGAAGCTCGAAGAAGCCAATGAAGAGTTAGAATCATTTTCTTATTCTGTTTCCCATGATTTGAGAGCACCGCTCAGAGCAATCGATAGTTTTACCAAAATTCTCCAGGAAGAATACAGCAATAAGCTTGATGATGAAGGAAGAAGGCTCTTAGGAATAGTGATCAATAATTCTCAAGATATGAATAACTTGATCACTGATCTGCTCCAATTTTCTCGAACCGGACGCCAGAAAATAAATGTTGTAGAAATTGACACAAATGAAGTATTCCGGGAAATAATCGAAAGAGTGAAAACGCTGAATCCTGAAAGAAATATTGAATTCAATCTCTCACATTTGAACACGATATGGGCAGACCGAACACTCTTCCAGCAGGTTGTCGAAAATGTTTTGCAGAATGCTGTGAAATACTCTCGTATGAGAGAAAAAACTGAAATCTCTATCTCATCGAAAATTGAAAAAAATAATGTCATAATAGCTGTTCAGGATAATGGCGTCGGTTTTAATATGAAATATAAAGATAAAATCTTCCAGGTTTTCCAACGACTTCATTCTTCAGCAGATTTTGAGGGAACCGGTATTGGACTTGCGCTAGCTCATAAGATCGTTGAAAGACATAATGGTACAATTTGGGCAGAAAGCGAGGAGGGTAATGGAGCGACATTTTATTTTTCTTTTCCACAAAAAACAAATCATATGGAGGATAGATGA
- a CDS encoding response regulator, which translates to MTDKKEVLILLVEDNPNDEELALRALKKHKLENKVQCVRDGEQALDFIFGRNDFSERSIKDKPKLILLDLKLPKVDGLEVLRQIKNNKTTKTIPVVVLTSSREERDIIQSYELGVNSYITKPVDFDKFVQSVSDLGLYWLLMNEVP; encoded by the coding sequence ATGACTGATAAAAAAGAAGTTCTAATCCTGTTAGTTGAGGACAATCCGAATGACGAAGAACTTGCACTCAGAGCATTAAAGAAACATAAGCTTGAGAACAAAGTTCAATGTGTGCGCGATGGTGAGCAAGCATTAGATTTTATCTTTGGACGCAATGATTTCTCAGAAAGAAGTATCAAAGATAAGCCCAAATTGATCCTTCTTGATCTCAAACTTCCAAAAGTCGATGGCCTCGAAGTGTTACGACAGATCAAAAATAATAAGACGACCAAAACAATTCCCGTTGTTGTGCTGACTTCATCCCGCGAGGAAAGGGATATCATCCAGAGTTATGAATTGGGGGTGAACAGCTATATAACAAAACCGGTAGATTTTGATAAGTTCGTTCAATCGGTCTCTGATCTTGGATTATACTGGTTGCTTATGAACGAGGTGCCATAA